In the Primulina eburnea isolate SZY01 chromosome 15, ASM2296580v1, whole genome shotgun sequence genome, aaaaagacttaccaaATGCTTCTGAATAATATTGGCCCTCACTCGGCAGCTTTAATTCATCTGTAGATGTTAAAAAGAAGGCAATACCAGAAATATTTGCATCAACTTTCCTTGTCAGACTCTGAGTTATGAAATAATAAAAGTTCACAAGGGGTTGATTACAATGTAAAATATGAGGTGAGACAATTCTTTTGTTGTACAAGTTAGGAATGAGATCAGATATAAATTTGACATTATTCATCCACAAGATAAAAACTCAGTTGAAAGTTATTGAGTTTTCATACCGGAAACATTAGATTTTGCGAAACTTGGGCGACGCTTTAGGGCCATTGATATTGCTATTGCCTCTTCTACCTTTGAATCAAAATACTAAAAATCATCAGAAAAAACAACAAAATTCATTCTTTTCCTTTTGTTACAGTAAAAAACTTCATTCTACTTGAGGTTGAATAAGAGATCTCAGGCGAAATCAATGTCTTTGTTTCCACAAACAGATCGAATTTTCTAACATTCTTTACAATTTACAAACATTAATAAAAATTCAGAATAAGGAATAACATAATGTTGAAGAAGTGCGGAAATTTCACTCCACAGGCATTAAAGGCAAAGTTTCGAGAACCTTAAGTGAGTTCAGTTCCCTGAGACCTTTCTCAACTAAAAGCATGCTTTCAACACAagttttttttgaaatatcattTGCGTCTTGTACAACCTTCTCCCTTTCTTCAAACTCACTGTTCACTGCAAATTGACAAAAGTAAAATACGGTCAAGTTGCATGAAATTAATGCTATCTAGTTGACACAAACATGGAGCAAATGGAACATACTCTGTGAAGTTTCATCTTTTGCTTTCTGTCCAGCAGCTAATATAACTTCAACAGGACGAGAGGCAAAAGAGGACCAATATTCGTATCTTGATCCAGCAATTTCAGCATAGATACCTgcgattttatttcaaatttaaattcctAAAACAATTTTGCAATTAAAATTCAAGATTCCTATAGGTGATATATTCCACCATAACCTGCTTTTTTAGAATTCCTATTAAAAATATCAGAATCCTGTCATGTATCCTAGTTGGTGTCTTAAATAGGCCTAACCATGTAGTGGTAGTTAAAATTTAAGACTGGATAAAAATTACCATGGCGAAGGCATATGCTCCAGCACCGAGCAAGCCAGCATCTCTTCAAAACAACCTCTTCCTAATATAAGAGActatcaataataaaaaaatgacaGGTAAGAGCACTGAAATGTTTCACGATTGGTAGATACCATCTCTTCTTGAGTCAATATCGTTCTTTGAGTAATTGTTCGAAGTGAATTAACTTCATTTTTGACGTCGTGGAGCTGCTCCAAAGTCGACGTAGCTTCATCCCTTGCAGCCTTATAAGAATATCATGGTAATAATATTTAGAATATACTTGGAATCATGATTGATTAGCATCCTTATGACTTTGCAAAATTTGTGACCGAAAAATCATAAACAAGCTAGACATCTTAATACCTCGGCTTCCATTCGAAGTGTTGCAATCTCCTCACCTCCTCCACCATAGCTTTGTGCTGCAACTTTAAGAGCAGCCTGAAATGCAATTAATAAGAAGAATTAAAATTAGTTGTCCATGCAAAAGGAATTAGCAGAAGCATCAAGCCTTGACCTTTTTAAAGATTTAATGAATACGATTTGGAGTAAGTTGTGATACTGACTATCATGAATGTAAAGCTGATGCTCACAAATAGATAATCACAAAAATATCATTATAAGTTGCTAGAATTTTACGATCTTACAGACCTCTCGTTTCTGAAGGTCAGCTTCCTTCCTGCAGAATTGGTAAGATAAAACAATTAGAACTGAATCTACCATCTTACGTAAAAGTTCCCAATCCAATACTTGCCTGCTCAAAAGCCGAGCTTCTAAAGATACACCTTCTCCCAGAGATGCAATCTACACAAGGTCATgatatatcaatcaaataaaaGCTCAAACTTGTAGGTTTTGAAGCTACAGACAAAAAAACATTGTACGGTTCTTTATTACTGAAATTATGTCTTCTCATAGCCGTAGAAATATAAATAAACATTCACATTAGTCAAAAGCTATATACAGGAATTTCATATTCCCCCAAGAATTAAATCTAGACCTCAACTACACTTTCAAAGTTACCTGTTTCTCGAGCTGCCTGGTTCTTGCTTCCGCTTCCTCACACCTTTCTTCTGTAATTCGCAGCTGAAGAGGAGAGGTTACATTGAGACGCTAACTTATATTGTGATATGGAAACTATTCCAGTTTCATGTGAAACTAAACTTGCAATAAGAAATAAACTAATCATGAGTCATAAACTAAAAGGAAAAGATGCATCACCTTTTCCAATAGATTATCATTTTCTTCCTGAAGCATGTCAAGCTGCAGTTTTTTTATCAACAGTTGTCAATGAAGCAGCCGAATTTCAAGGAAAATATTTCAGGTATATGCAATACAACTACATTATTATTACAAATATAAACAAATATGTTAACAGCAAGTACACATTCGTACATCCTTCCCTTCTGAAAGAGTACAAATGCACTTTCCCATTATCCCACAGCAGTGTAATCAATTTGGTCTAAGAAAATGTACCTCGTCTTGTAGAGCAGAAGACGACTGCTGCTCACTAGGATCTTTATATTTGAAAGTTCCAAAGTCTAGAGATAACCTTCAAATTGGCAGATCAATTATGATTGAATAGATAAGAATACtcaaagttttttaaaaaacaatgcagaatatatatatatggcgaGTAAAAAATAACTAGAGTGAGAGATATTTTGACACAATATTTATCGATTTAAGTACCTTTTGTCCTTGGATTTAGCAGATTTGGTCTCAACAGGGACTCCGGATACCTCTGGCTTATTTGATAATGGTACACTTCGAGGTACCGTGGAAGCGGTCTTGATCACTAAAGTTGGATGATCAGCTGATGCAAAACGAACAGATGGAGGCTGTTCCGAGAGACTAGAGTAAGAAGCTGATCTTCCAGTGGCGTTAGATCGAGCAGAAAGTGGTTGTGTTTCTTCGGCCGATTCTATGGGTCGAAATGAACTACTTGGTATTGTAGAAAGAATAGGTGTCGGCAGGTCAACAGGCTTTAGATTTGATGGTCGAAGAAAAGATAACGAGCGAGCTGATGGAGGCTGTTTTTCTATTGAGCTGAGAGTTGCGGATGCTCTAGTACCTGATGTTGAACGTGCAGAGAACTGCTGCTCCACCGAACTAGCATTTGTAGATCCTCTAGCACTGATTGTTGAACGTGTAGATTGTGGTGGTTCTTGCAAGGTACGAACTGACTAAAAAACAACATAAAAGGGTCCATATTAGGTGCTTATAGGAAATTCTATCCTTCATATTTCTTCCCctcgaaaaagtaaaaaaaaaattaaatgaaagttTCTTCCCCTCCAGAAACCTGACACATCTCTCTCACATTTTAAATGAAATCTTGGGTCTGTCCCTGACCAAATGATACTGAATGAAATGAAAATGTTAATGATATAGGTTTTTACCATTGGAGAACGACTTTTGGCTTGCCTTCCTTCTCCAAGTCTTATGCCAACTGACAAAATACCAGGTTCAAAACCATGCAGGTCATCGTCATCATCCTCGTCATCTGCAGGTTGATGAGCCATAACTTGAGCAAGTCTTTGAGCAGCTAATTTTGTGTTCTGTGGTCTCTTCATATTTGATAATCCAGTTGAACTAGAGCGTCCATGGCGATTCATTGGAGATGCCATCGTGCCGCCTAACCACTTTAATTTTGTTGTATCAAGGCAAAAATTATTCCCTCATACTTACACTGGTCTAAACAGGTTCATTGCTGCAAAATAACTTAGTGGTCATGCAGAAGAAGACAAGCCAAAAAGgattttatggaattttaaggAAAATGAGAGCAATCGAACCATCTTAGAGCGACCTCTAAATTTCTTATCATGAATTATCAAATTCTCGATTGCTAAGAACAAGACTATGGATGAGAATGTCTGTGGGAAAAACTCAGATAATGTAGGAAACAATAATACTTTCATTACCATATTTCCATGCATACATGAAGAGAAAAGTGCAGAGATAACGTCATCAGCAAATTAAAATGGAAACGCTACAATGTTCATAAACAAAGTCCCTGATTGACACGAAAAGTGTGCCGAATTATACCTATAACGATCACCTTTTCTGCCTCGCGAACTGCGTTAGTAGTACACTGCCAAAAACCTGCATCAAGAGGTATCATACGATTACTACAAGTTCTACTTTGTGTGTCATAACTTATTTCATGAACATTTACATAACTTAAAAAACAGAATGCCAGTATAATGCAGTATGAAAACCAGCTGCTGACCCGATCAAATTTCaaattgaaaatgagaaaacttcaATTCCTAAAATTCAGATTTCACCTTCTGTTGAAACCACTCATTTGTCCTGGCCTCCCGTCTCACGACATCACATCCACTTTTTTCATAGGCTTTCCATCcagaaaaaattcaattttttgcAGGTACGAATCGGCTTTCGAAAACATGGCTCAAATTATTCAAGGCATCATAAATTTACATCGATCTAAGATCAAATCCAAtccatttatatttatatttcagCAAATATCTAGGATCCATTTTTCAGCTAACTTCAAGAAAACAAAGATTCCCTCAATCAATATATATGTAATCACATATTGAAAAAGCTCAATTATATTAGGATTTATCTCACCTGATGCATAGATGTCAATTATCGATGAAATGGACTGGCCGAAGGAGTCTGTAgctcgtattcgtattcgtacgAGGGATGGTGTCCGTTTCGGAACTTCccaggaaaaataaaaaatataagccCCACGTGTGTGCATTGCATGCAAATCCAAATATATCTCGATTTTAAATTTATAGTTTAAAAAAACGCGAAAAATAAATTTGACTCCATAAATTATCAACAAACTTGGGCGATTTAGATTTATCAGacgagtaataataataataataataataattgtttcCTAAACAATTGACTTAATTATTGATTTGTCTTTAATTTGAAAACTTGGACGCAAATTGTGAAATGGAAAAAATGCGGAAGATGTTTAATGTTGGATAATTTAATGTTGACCCTTGAACTTCCTTAGGAgaatcaacaacattatctcatAAATTCTCTTGCTCATTCAATCCGAGGAAAAAAGGATTAAATCGACGATAATGGGTAACTGTATAGATAACAAAAGGCATAATGATTCTCTTAAATTTCCCCTACCGTTCCAACTCCCAGACTTGTAGCTAAAATATATAGCATTCGTAGAACTGGAGCCCATAAAAATAGTCGAGAATCTCCATTCTCATTCACGAAAGCAGGAAAACAAACACTAACATGAATCCAAGAGTAGCCCTCGGAATAGCACTTCTTTCCTTATTTTCAGCGGTGGTTGTGTGTTGGAGTCACAAAACAAAAGTTTTCAACGTCAAGAAATATGGAGCTATTGGGAACAACAAGACCGAGAATTCTAAGGTAAATTTGTTGCCATGCAGAGATCCCATAAGCTGTGGTtatatgttttcttttgcatAATGTAGGCATTCACGAGAGCTTGGACCGAGTCATGTAAATGGAGAGGCAAGAGCATTGTTTTGATTCCGAAGGGAACTTTCCATTTGGGATCCATTGTTTTAAAAGGACCTTGTAATGGCAGAAAAGAGTTTGTCATAAAAGGGATGCTAAGGTCTCCTAATCGACCAAGTTCCTTTTTCATCGACCATTGGATCACATTCCagaatatcaataatctcaggaTCCACGGTGGGGGTACATTGGACGGCCAGGGAGCCTCGGCTTGGCCGTATAATAAATGTAAAACCGGTTCTTGCAAGCCTCTTCCTGTTGTAAGttctttttttataaaaaatctaatttcatttatttttttaaattattttttggcTATTTCTTGACTATTAATAGCTTGATTAATGAGAAGATGTGTAGTTGAAACGTTTGGAAGTGGTAGTGGCCAGGAAATTTAATTTTGGTTGACTATATGTAACCCCTCCTTTAATCCTATTATATATGAAATTAAATTGGTGCTAAATGGCTTAGAACCTTAACTGTCTGCATACGGATAagtattttgaattttgaatacaAAAAGATATGATCAAGAGTGTGATTTTTgcaaccaaaaaataaaatcgtAGAAGCCGTCAATAATTCCACCtacaatattaaaatattttataagttAAAAAATTTGGAATGACATGCAACAGTCGCTGCGGCTGGATTTCGTGAACGAGTCGGAGATATCCAACATAAAGTCACTAAACAGCAAGAACTTCCATTTCAACCTCTTCGCGTGCAACCGTGTCAACATCCGTCACGTCATTTTATCAGCTCCGGCAGACAGCCCCAACACGGATGGCATCCATGTCAGCAGCTCGGGTAACATCAATATCGACAAGACTGTCATCTCCACAGGAGACGATTGCGTGTCCATCGGCCCTGGAAATCGGGACATTCACATCACCAACACATTTTGTGGGCCTGGCCACGGCATCAGTGTCGGTAGCATGGGAAAATCTGGCACCAAAGAAGATGTTACAAGCATCAGCGTCGTCAACTGCACCTTCCGAGGGACTCTTAATGGAGTTCAGATCAAGACTTGGCCAGAACCAAATGCTGCCGGCGGATTCGCTTCAAACTTCACATATGATAACATTTTAATGGAGAATGTGGACAACCCTATATTCATTAATCAGCAGTATTGCCCTTTCAACTTGTGCAATCCTCAggtaaattttgtataaaatgATTGGGTTTTCCATTGACTTGTGGAGTTTTTCCTAAGTTTCTTGTTTCAGGGATCATCGAAGATTCAGATAAGTAACAttatattcaggaacataaggGGGACATCAACCACCAAGGATGCAGTGAAACTGAAGTGCAGCAAAAGCAATCCATGTCACAATATTGCGTTAGAGAACATAAACTTAATCGGTCCAGGAGGAGTTGAATCTTCTTCCTGTTCGAATGTCCACGGCAGGTCTCGCGGCAGGCAGAAGCCTCCTTCTTGCCTTTCATGATTAGAATTTAGAGGCCTCTGTTTTTTAGGATAACCTCTACACTTATCAATTCGCACTTTGTTCTTGTTTTGCCGACTAATGTCGAGAATATTAAAGCTTTTTAGACTGGCCAAAGTTTTTTTCCCCATTATTTTGTTGGATCGTAGATTCTCAAACAAGAACTTTTCTAATTGATCGGACGTGAAACGGAAGATGCATCGTCGTGAGGTTCAGTAAATCTCTGAATACGATGAACAGCCTTAATTATGGTAGTTTCAACTACACAAATAGCCCCATAAACTCCAACTTACAGTTGAATTTTGAATGGTTAATCGGTTAATACTCGTCACATACGGATCCTTGGAAAAGAATGATTCAAGAAAACTTAACCACTGGATCAGATCCGAAAATAGTGACTCAACCGGCCTGGAAAGTTAAAACCAACCATTTTCGATTATTGATCGTGGTATAGAGCAACCGTTAAATAAAAGGTCGACCATCAAGAGTAGCATTCAGTTTCAAGGGGAAAAAATCGTGGTTTTCAGGGAAAAGGGATAAATGAAACAAAGTTAAATCCCACCACCGCTTAATTTTAGAAGCATTCTCTTCCAAGATAACCAAACCCCAGGTACCAGGTTTTGGATTCCCGCTATCAGACATTCCTATACTCAAGGACGAGGAATCCGGGGCCTTACCGGTGTCTTTGAAGGACTCACCCTATAGTAAATATTTAGAAATTTGGTAAATGAATTGTTACTGtcttgaaagaaaacaaacaatCACCAACGACAAGCTTTACCTGATGCGTTGGGATCCCAAAATTTCACCGCAACACTCAAGGGCCAGTATTGCACTCTCAGCCTGCAAATCATAGCAATTTACACtagtatgtatgtatattaaaAGCATGTAAATATGCAAGTGGACGTGGCCACGGGTGATTGGTGTCATCAGACCATGAATAACCGATGTCCATCTTTTGGCTGACGAAATCTTACAATGAAGTTTGGGGAATGAAACTTGAGAGTTGAAGCGTTATTCAAAAGAAGATGCCAAATCACAAAGTCATGTGAGAGTAATTTCAGCCAGTTATGAACACATACCATGGAAAATTCAACAAATGCGATGCGTGTTGAGTGCATGTGATCCCCCAAGAGCCTCAGACGAGAAACCTACAGTTCAGTTACCTCAGGCATTTTACACTTTCAAAAGCTACAATATTTAGAAAAACCGATCCAATGGCCAATACTTTAAAACTTTTAGCCTTTAGTTACCTCTCCGCATCTTGTTTCAAAGAACACCTTGACATCAATTTGAGAGACCTGCTCAAGTTGACACATACCACAGACATGTGTTTTAGATATGCAACAGCTAAGTAATATACGAGCAGGATAGAGTATGCAACAGCTAAGTAATATACGAGCAGGACATGGTAAGCGGCAAACAAATCATTATTCAGTAAAAGCATAAAACCAGCCATCAACTGATGTAGATCATGTACCTTCTTATCAATATTTGTACAGTATACTGTCTTGGCACACATTTCACGTTCAACCTCCGACTGCAGAATAAAATTCATTTAAAGAAATATTGGTAACTAATTAAGATGGATTTACATACAAATTTACTTCGATCCAAGCAATATTTAAAACTCATATATTTGATCTTACCCTGGGAAGAAAGGTGGGGTTAACGGGTAGAATGGCCGTTTTTGAAGGCAGGACTGTCACAGGAGAGAAACCTAAATGTGTCCCGCAAAGGCTAAGAGCAGCTCTAGCAGAATCTGTAGATGTTAATCATGCATGCGAAATTGAGATTTGAAGATATTAGGCACGCATGTCAAGCAATACAAAAAAGAGTTCATGaggaaaataaaattacatACACTCATCACCAAATTCTACAAAAGCGAAGCGAAGGCGAGAGTGTGGATCACCACAAACTCGACAGTCAAGAACCTGAAATTAAATACAGCCAGAAGATAATAACTATAAGAAATATCACAAGATATATCTTGCCAATCTTTAACATTCAGTAAAGTTCTATTCATTGTG is a window encoding:
- the LOC140814169 gene encoding coiled-coil domain-containing protein SCD2-like — protein: MASPMNRHGRSSSTGLSNMKRPQNTKLAAQRLAQVMAHQPADDEDDDDDLHGFEPGILSVGIRLGEGRQAKSRSPMSVRTLQEPPQSTRSTISARGSTNASSVEQQFSARSTSGTRASATLSSIEKQPPSARSLSFLRPSNLKPVDLPTPILSTIPSSSFRPIESAEETQPLSARSNATGRSASYSSLSEQPPSVRFASADHPTLVIKTASTVPRSVPLSNKPEVSGVPVETKSAKSKDKRLSLDFGTFKYKDPSEQQSSSALQDELDMLQEENDNLLEKLRITEERCEEAEARTRQLEKQIASLGEGVSLEARLLSRKEADLQKREAALKVAAQSYGGGGEEIATLRMEAEAARDEATSTLEQLHDVKNEVNSLRTITQRTILTQEEMEEVVLKRCWLARCWSICLRHGIYAEIAGSRYEYWSSFASRPVEVILAAGQKAKDETSQMNSEFEEREKVVQDANDISKKTCVESMLLVEKGLRELNSLKVEEAIAISMALKRRPSFAKSNVSDELKLPSEGQYYSEAFELSPEESEDVLLKQAWLTYFWRRAKNHGLEPDIAEEKLQLWINKSHKLLNSHDAVDVERGLLELRKLGLETKLWEETRRLMDLDCNQQ
- the LOC140813782 gene encoding exopolygalacturonase-like, which translates into the protein MNPRVALGIALLSLFSAVVVCWSHKTKVFNVKKYGAIGNNKTENSKAFTRAWTESCKWRGKSIVLIPKGTFHLGSIVLKGPCNGRKEFVIKGMLRSPNRPSSFFIDHWITFQNINNLRIHGGGTLDGQGASAWPYNKCKTGSCKPLPVSLRLDFVNESEISNIKSLNSKNFHFNLFACNRVNIRHVILSAPADSPNTDGIHVSSSGNINIDKTVISTGDDCVSIGPGNRDIHITNTFCGPGHGISVGSMGKSGTKEDVTSISVVNCTFRGTLNGVQIKTWPEPNAAGGFASNFTYDNILMENVDNPIFINQQYCPFNLCNPQGSSKIQISNIIFRNIRGTSTTKDAVKLKCSKSNPCHNIALENINLIGPGGVESSSCSNVHGRSRGRQKPPSCLS